CGCGGACCCACCTCACTGGCGGCGCCGTGGGCGCAGTCGAGGACGAGCTTGAGCCCGGCCAGGGGCTTGCCTGCGGGCGCGTCGAGGGTGCGGACCAGGTGGTCGACGTACTCCTTGACCGTGGGGCCGTAGGGCGTCACCCGGCCGACAGCGGCGCCTGTCGGCCGGTCCCAGTCCTGACCGAGCAGTGCCTCGATCTCGCGTTCGAGGGAGTCGTCGAGCTTCACCCCGCCCCGGGCGAGGAACTTGATGCCGTTGTCGGGCATCGGATTGTGCGAGGCGCTGATGACGACGCCCACGTCGGCCCCCAGCGCGTCGGTGAAGTAGGCGACGCCGGGGGTCGGCAGCACCCGCAGGCGCAGCACGTCGACCCCGGCGGAGGCGAGGCCGGCGACCACCGCGTGCTCGAGGAACTGCCCGGAGATCCGGGTGTCGCGACCGACCACGGCGAGCGGACGGGGTCGGCTGTAGCCGCCGTGCTCGACGAGCACCCGGGCCGCGGCGCTGCCGAGGTCCACGGCCAGCTCGGCGGTCAGCTTGTCGTTGGCCAGTCCACGGACCCCGTCGGTCCCGAAGATGCGCGGCACGTGCTCCCCCTGAGCTCTGCGGTGCGGGTGGGAAATGGCGACAGGGCCACGGACCGCGGCTGCGGTGCGTGGCCCTGTCGTGGTGATCCCGGTGGGATCAGCGCTTGCTGTACTGCGGGGCCTTACGGGCCTTCTTGAGACCGGCCTTCTTACGCTCGGTCGCCCGAGCGTCGCGGGTCAGCAGACCGGCCTTCTTCAGGGTCGGGCGGTAGGCGTCGACGTCGACCCCGTTGAGCGAGCGGGCCACGCCCAGGCGCAGCGCACCGGCCTGGCCGGTGATGCCGCCGCCGTGGATGCGGGCGATCACGTCGAAGCGGCCCTCGAGGCCGAGAGCCGCGAACGGCTCGTTGACGACCTGCTGGTGCAGCTTGTTGGGGAAGTAGTCGTCGATGGTCCGGCCGTTGATGGTCCAGTTGCCGGTGCCGGGGACGATCCGCACGCGGGCCACCGCCTCCTTGCGGCGGCCGGTGGCCGCGCCGGGGGCGATGGTGACGGGGCGGTTGTCGACGGCGGCCGACGGGGAGGTCTCGCTGGTGTAGGCGACACCCTGCTCGTCGGTCTCGAAGGTCTCCTCGACCTCACCAGGGTTGGTGGAGATGTTCTCAGTCACGATGAAAAGTCCTCAGTCCGTTCAGATCAGTCGAGAAGTCACTGGGAGATCTGGGAGATCTCGTAGGGCACGGCCTGCTGGGCCTGGTGGGGGTGAGCCGGGCCGCTGTAGACCTTCAGCTTCTTGATCATCTGCCGGCCGAGGCGGTTCTTCGGCAGCATGCCCCACACGGCCTTCTCGACAGCCTTGCGGGCGTCCTTGTCGATGACGTCGCCGATGGGGGTCGCGGTCAGACCGCCCGGGAAGCCGGAGTGGCGGTAGACCATCTTGTCGGCACGCTTGTTGCCGGAGAGGGCGACCTTGTCGGCGTTGACGATGATGACGTAGTCACCGGTGTCGGCGTTGGGCGCGAAGATCGCCTTGTGCTTGCCGCGCAGCAGGTTGGCGGCGGTGACAGCCAGCCGACCGAGGACGACGTCGGTCGCGTCGATCACGAGCCAGGCGCGCTCGATGTCGCCGGGCTTCGGAGCGTAGGTGCGCATGATGCGTACCCTTCCTTGCTAGTTCGTTGCCCGTACGGCGGTCGCCGCCCGGGTTGCCGTCGCGGGCCGGTGACCCGGCTGCTCGGGCGACGTACTCCTGACGAACTCAGCCCGGCCCACGCACGCTCGTCTCTCGACGATCCATGGGCGATCCGGGTCTGCCTCGGGCCCCGACCGGGGTCGTGACGCGAGGCGGCAGAAGACGCGACCTGCAACACTACGGGCGCGCCGTACCACGGTCAAAATGCGGAGGAGCAGGCCCATGGACTCAGGACTCGTCTCGTTCGGCCTGCCCGCGGCGCTGGCGATCATCATGTTCGGCCTCGGCCTGGCGCTGACGACCGACGACTTCCGGCGGATCGGCCGCACGCCGCTGCCGGTGGCCGTCGCCCTGGCCGCCCAGCTCGTCATCCTGCCCCTCCTCTGCCTCGGGCTGGTCCTCGCGCTCGACCTCGACCCGATCCTCGCCGTCGGGATGATGCTGCTCGCGGCCTCGCCGGGAGGGACGACCGCCAACCTGTTCAGCCACCTGTTCCGAGGGGACGTCGCCCTCAACATCACGCTGACCGCGGTGAACTCGCTGATCGCGGTCGTGAGCCTGCCCCTGGTCGTCAACCTCGCCGTCGGCTGGTTCGACCCGCCGGGCGCCGAGGACATCGGACTGCAGCTCGCCAAGACCGCCCAGGTCTTCGCGATCGTCCTGGTGCCCGTGGCGCTGGGCATGCTGGTGCGCCGCTCCTCGCCCGGCTTCGCGGCCCGTGCCGACCGGCCGGTGCGGATCGCGTCCGCCGTCGTCCTCGCCCTGGTGATCGTGGGGGCACTGATCGGCGAGCGCGAGGACCTGGCCGACTACATCGCCGACGTCGGCATCGCCACGACGCTGTTCTGCGCGCTCAGTCTGAGTGTCGGCTACCTGCTTCCCCGGCTGTGCGGGGTCGAGGAGCGGCAGGCGCTCGCCTCGGCGTTCGAGGTCGGGATCCACAACAGCACCCTGGCCATCGCGATCGCGATCAGCGTGCTCGACAACGACACCCTGGCGGTGCCCGCGGCGGTCTACGGCGTGCTGATGTTCCCGCTCGCACTGCTCGCCGGGTGGCTGCTCACGCGGCGCCGGCCACCGGCCCGGGGTCACGGTTCGGGACACCGACTACCGACTCTGTGACGTGGCCGACTAGGTTGGCTGCGTGACTGACTCTCTCACCGTACGCGACAACCGCACCGGCGCGGAGTACGAGATCCCGATCACCGACGGCACCATCAAGGCCGCGGACCTCGGGCAGATCAAGCTCAACGACGACGAGCCGGGCCTGGCCACCTACGACCCGGGGTTCGTCAACACCGCCTCGTGCCGTAGTGCCATCACCTACATCGACGGCGACAAGGGCATCCTCGAGTATCGCGGCTACCCCATCGAGCAGCTCGCTGAGAAGTCGA
This region of Nocardioides sp. L-11A genomic DNA includes:
- the rpsI gene encoding 30S ribosomal protein S9, which translates into the protein MTENISTNPGEVEETFETDEQGVAYTSETSPSAAVDNRPVTIAPGAATGRRKEAVARVRIVPGTGNWTINGRTIDDYFPNKLHQQVVNEPFAALGLEGRFDVIARIHGGGITGQAGALRLGVARSLNGVDVDAYRPTLKKAGLLTRDARATERKKAGLKKARKAPQYSKR
- the rplM gene encoding 50S ribosomal protein L13, producing MRTYAPKPGDIERAWLVIDATDVVLGRLAVTAANLLRGKHKAIFAPNADTGDYVIIVNADKVALSGNKRADKMVYRHSGFPGGLTATPIGDVIDKDARKAVEKAVWGMLPKNRLGRQMIKKLKVYSGPAHPHQAQQAVPYEISQISQ
- a CDS encoding bile acid:sodium symporter family protein — its product is MDSGLVSFGLPAALAIIMFGLGLALTTDDFRRIGRTPLPVAVALAAQLVILPLLCLGLVLALDLDPILAVGMMLLAASPGGTTANLFSHLFRGDVALNITLTAVNSLIAVVSLPLVVNLAVGWFDPPGAEDIGLQLAKTAQVFAIVLVPVALGMLVRRSSPGFAARADRPVRIASAVVLALVIVGALIGEREDLADYIADVGIATTLFCALSLSVGYLLPRLCGVEERQALASAFEVGIHNSTLAIAIAISVLDNDTLAVPAAVYGVLMFPLALLAGWLLTRRRPPARGHGSGHRLPTL